A genomic region of Blattabacterium cuenoti contains the following coding sequences:
- the aroB gene encoding 3-dehydroquinate synthase, with protein sequence MLYDKKKIFYFNEEGYKMLENYLLDQVDSTINTFILVDHYTNIHCLPRLISHVKILEKSNIIQIKPGEEEKNIYTCIQIWKNLEKFKANRNSLIINLGGGVITDIGGFVASVFKRGVRFINIPTTLLGMVDASIGYKTGVNLESIKNEIGSFYSPEFLIIDPYFLKTLPEKEFISGKAEMFKHGLIADEKFWIEMKTSTMDDYRKSYYQWGDLIHKSILIKNKIVEKDPKEKGLRKILNFGHTIGHALESYFMNYKKGKLIHGVAIAMGMVYESWLSYKVNGLSMNSYQEIKSILSELYPIQQNISDLEMDKIFSIMEHDKKNDRNKIQFSLLKKIGTCSYNCHVPNLLIKESFLQI encoded by the coding sequence TAATGAAGAAGGCTATAAGATGTTGGAAAATTATCTACTTGATCAGGTGGATTCCACAATAAATACATTTATTTTAGTAGATCATTATACCAATATTCATTGTCTTCCCCGCCTCATTTCTCATGTGAAAATTTTAGAAAAATCTAATATAATTCAAATTAAACCAGGAGAAGAGGAAAAAAATATTTATACCTGCATTCAAATATGGAAAAATCTAGAGAAGTTTAAGGCTAATAGAAATAGTTTAATTATTAATTTAGGAGGAGGAGTAATTACAGATATAGGAGGATTTGTAGCATCTGTATTTAAAAGAGGAGTTCGTTTTATTAATATTCCTACCACATTGTTAGGAATGGTAGACGCATCTATAGGATATAAAACAGGAGTTAATTTAGAATCCATTAAAAATGAAATAGGCTCTTTTTATTCTCCAGAATTTTTAATTATTGATCCTTATTTTTTAAAAACTCTTCCTGAAAAGGAATTTATTTCAGGAAAAGCTGAAATGTTTAAACATGGATTGATTGCAGATGAAAAATTTTGGATAGAGATGAAAACATCGACCATGGATGATTATAGGAAATCTTATTATCAATGGGGCGATTTAATCCATAAATCCATATTAATAAAAAATAAAATCGTCGAGAAAGACCCTAAAGAAAAAGGGTTAAGAAAAATTCTGAATTTTGGACACACTATTGGTCATGCATTGGAAAGCTATTTTATGAATTATAAAAAAGGAAAACTTATACATGGTGTAGCTATAGCTATGGGGATGGTCTATGAATCATGGTTATCATATAAAGTGAATGGATTGTCTATGAATAGTTATCAAGAAATAAAATCCATTCTTTCTGAATTATATCCTATACAACAAAACATATCAGATTTAGAAATGGATAAAATATTCTCTATCATGGAACATGATAAAAAAAACGATAGGAATAAAATTCAATTTTCCTTATTAAAAAAAATAGGGACTTGTTCGTACAATTGTCATGTCCCGAATTTATTAATCAAAGAAAGTTTTTTACAAATTTAA